Proteins co-encoded in one Opitutus terrae PB90-1 genomic window:
- a CDS encoding OsmC family protein, with protein MVKITGEYQGDLRCVAIHGPSGQSLNTDAPKDNQGRGEEFSPTDLLATSFATCIATTMAIVARRHGIELQGLKFAVTKEMSADGPRRVARLATELWLPIAKTPDVEKLLKNTALGCPVHHSLHPSIDAPITFHWAGE; from the coding sequence ATGGTCAAGATCACCGGTGAATACCAAGGCGACCTCCGTTGCGTCGCGATCCACGGCCCCTCGGGCCAGTCACTCAACACGGACGCTCCAAAGGACAACCAGGGTCGGGGCGAGGAGTTTTCACCGACTGATCTGCTGGCGACCTCGTTTGCGACGTGCATCGCCACCACGATGGCGATTGTGGCGCGTCGGCACGGGATCGAGCTGCAGGGACTGAAGTTCGCCGTGACCAAGGAAATGTCGGCGGACGGCCCGCGCCGCGTGGCGCGGCTGGCGACCGAGTTGTGGCTGCCGATCGCGAAAACGCCGGACGTGGAAAAGCTGCTCAAGAACACGGCGCTGGGCTGCCCGGTGCATCACAGTCTGCATCCGTCGATCGACGCGCCGATCACGTTTCACTGGGCGGGAGAGTGA
- a CDS encoding ABC1 kinase family protein: MKLSPNHLKRYKEIARLLWKYGRSDLVQQIAAANDFDPAESGQVDAGGTPEQLAADLEAMGPTYVKLGQVLAGRPDLLPEAYVAALARLQDSVKPFPYAEVEQIVMSELGVRISKAFSRFDTEPMAAASLGQVHFAQLRDGRPVVVKVQRPNIRAQIADDFEVLGEIATFLDEHTAMGKRFRFSAVLEEFRQTIQDELNYQREVQNLIKLGENLREYPRIIVPQPVVDYSTSSVLTMDYVNGRKVTTLSPLARLDLEAAPLIEELFRSYLKQVLVDGIFHADPHPGNVFITDDGQIALLDLGMVGHVTPGMQDNLLKILLALSEGKGEEAAEIVIRISERVEGFDPSQFRRQISQLVATRRDRGLDQMKVGRSLLDVSQHARDSGLIVPSELTLLGKTLLQLDEVGRILDPEFDPNASIQRNVSELMSRRMKRDLSQGNLFSSLLEMKDFLGSLPGRLNRIMDAITDSQLQVKVKAVDADVVLEGMQKIANRITAGVVLAALIVGASLLMQVDTRFRILGYPGLAIVLFLAAAAGAFYLVGSIFLQDYRSRKRLRK, translated from the coding sequence ATGAAACTCTCCCCCAACCATCTCAAGCGTTACAAAGAGATCGCCCGCCTGCTCTGGAAATACGGCCGCTCGGATCTGGTGCAACAGATCGCCGCCGCCAATGACTTCGATCCGGCCGAGAGCGGTCAGGTTGACGCGGGCGGCACCCCCGAACAGCTCGCCGCCGATCTCGAGGCGATGGGACCGACCTACGTGAAGCTTGGCCAGGTGCTCGCCGGCCGGCCCGACTTGCTGCCGGAGGCCTATGTCGCCGCGCTGGCGCGGCTGCAGGACAGTGTGAAACCGTTTCCCTACGCCGAGGTGGAGCAGATCGTGATGAGCGAGCTCGGCGTGCGGATCTCGAAGGCGTTTTCCCGCTTCGACACCGAGCCGATGGCCGCAGCTTCGCTCGGCCAGGTGCATTTCGCCCAGCTGCGGGACGGCCGGCCGGTCGTGGTGAAGGTGCAGCGGCCGAACATCCGCGCGCAGATCGCGGACGACTTCGAAGTGCTCGGCGAAATCGCGACGTTCCTCGACGAGCACACGGCGATGGGCAAGCGCTTCCGGTTTTCGGCCGTGCTCGAGGAGTTCCGGCAGACGATTCAGGACGAGCTCAATTACCAGCGCGAGGTCCAGAACCTGATCAAGCTGGGCGAAAACCTGCGCGAATACCCACGCATCATCGTGCCGCAGCCGGTCGTCGACTACAGCACCAGCAGCGTGCTCACGATGGATTACGTGAACGGCCGCAAGGTCACCACGCTCAGCCCGCTCGCGCGGCTCGATCTCGAGGCCGCGCCGCTGATCGAGGAGCTCTTTCGCTCCTATCTCAAGCAGGTGTTGGTCGACGGTATCTTCCACGCCGATCCGCATCCCGGCAACGTGTTCATCACTGACGACGGCCAGATCGCGCTGCTCGATCTCGGCATGGTGGGTCACGTCACGCCCGGCATGCAGGACAACCTGCTGAAAATTCTGCTCGCGTTGAGCGAGGGCAAGGGCGAGGAGGCAGCGGAAATCGTCATCCGCATCAGCGAACGCGTCGAGGGTTTCGATCCGTCGCAGTTCCGCCGGCAGATCAGCCAGCTCGTCGCGACGCGCCGCGACCGCGGGCTCGATCAGATGAAGGTCGGCCGCTCGCTGCTCGACGTGAGCCAGCACGCCCGCGACAGCGGCTTGATCGTGCCGAGCGAGCTCACCCTGCTGGGCAAAACGCTGCTCCAGTTGGACGAAGTGGGCCGGATTTTGGATCCGGAGTTCGACCCCAACGCGTCCATCCAGCGCAACGTCAGCGAGCTGATGTCGCGGCGGATGAAACGCGATCTGTCGCAGGGGAATCTCTTCAGCTCGTTGCTCGAGATGAAGGATTTTCTCGGCAGCCTGCCGGGACGGTTGAACCGGATCATGGATGCGATCACGGACTCGCAACTCCAGGTGAAGGTGAAGGCCGTCGACGCCGACGTGGTGCTCGAAGGAATGCAGAAGATCGCCAACCGCATTACCGCCGGCGTCGTGCTCGCCGCGCTGATCGTAGGCGCGTCGCTGCTGATGCAGGTCGACACGCGCTTCCGGATCCTCGGCTATCCGGGGCTGGCGATCGTGCTTTTTTTGGCGGCCGCGGCCGGCGCGTTCTATCTCGTCGGCAGCATTTTTTTGCAGGACTACCGCAGCCGGAAACGGCTGCGGAAGTGA
- a CDS encoding host attachment protein, producing MSEHFIVAVDHGQLRIYTEGNTLAPFPPRVQLVESIDLGPQDVPLPTRARRGPTRFPVPGATAERNGAGVGHGGRREDFRRQAQLITAKLQAFWGEHPMASWDLAAAPALYNALIETLSPDVGRRLKRVYSNAALGEVGGVGAVAAVSS from the coding sequence ATGAGTGAGCACTTTATTGTGGCCGTGGATCACGGACAGCTGCGGATCTACACCGAAGGCAACACGCTGGCGCCGTTTCCGCCGCGCGTGCAATTGGTCGAGTCCATCGATCTCGGTCCGCAGGATGTCCCGCTCCCAACGCGGGCCCGCCGCGGGCCAACGCGCTTCCCCGTGCCTGGTGCCACCGCCGAACGCAACGGCGCGGGCGTGGGGCACGGCGGCCGGCGCGAGGACTTCCGGCGGCAAGCGCAGCTGATTACCGCGAAGCTCCAAGCCTTTTGGGGGGAACATCCGATGGCCAGCTGGGACCTGGCCGCCGCGCCGGCACTTTACAACGCCCTCATCGAAACGCTCTCGCCCGATGTCGGTCGCCGGCTCAAGCGGGTTTACTCGAACGCAGCACTCGGCGAGGTGGGTGGCGTTGGCGCGGTGGCGGCAGTGAGCAGCTGA
- a CDS encoding Ohr family peroxiredoxin: MKTIHIAEMIAQGGRDGSVEAPEGSFAVQLSTDEKPESVTPEHLFAGAYGSCFLGALKNAAETAHLPTEGFTVLARAHLEEDRRGGYNLNVELRAAMPGISESDARHVLNLAHQTCPYSKATRGNINVSLAFD; this comes from the coding sequence ATGAAGACGATCCACATCGCCGAGATGATCGCGCAGGGAGGTCGGGACGGGTCGGTCGAAGCGCCCGAAGGCAGTTTCGCGGTGCAGCTGTCAACCGACGAAAAACCGGAGAGCGTGACCCCCGAGCACCTGTTCGCCGGCGCGTATGGGTCCTGTTTTCTCGGCGCCCTGAAGAATGCGGCCGAGACGGCGCATCTGCCCACGGAGGGTTTCACGGTGCTCGCGCGCGCTCATCTCGAGGAAGATCGGCGCGGCGGCTACAACCTGAACGTCGAGCTGAGGGCGGCGATGCCGGGGATCAGCGAATCCGACGCGCGTCATGTGCTGAACCTTGCGCACCAAACCTGTCCCTATTCGAAGGCAACCCGCGGCAACATCAACGTAAGCCTGGCCTTCGACTGA
- a CDS encoding UdgX family uracil-DNA binding protein (This protein belongs to the uracil DNA glycosylase superfamily, members of which act in excision repair of DNA. However, it belongs more specifically to UdgX branch, whose founding member was found to bind uracil in DNA (where it does not belong), without cleaving it, appears to promote DNA repair by a pathway involving RecA, rather than base excision.): MSTATGRTLEKVRAQARDCTRCPLYKTGTQTVFGEGRVGARMLMVGEQPGDQEDIAGRPFVGPAGQLLNRALEEAGIDRDEVFVTNAVKHFKWVRAGKRRLHKKPNAAEINACRPWLEAELELVQPDLIVALGATAAQTLMGRQFRVTQQHGQVLAAPCAKGFLATIHPSAVLRTPPPDRDAAYAGLVSDLKAAVRFLKRSR; the protein is encoded by the coding sequence ATGAGTACGGCGACGGGTCGCACGCTGGAGAAAGTTCGCGCGCAGGCGCGGGACTGCACGCGCTGTCCGCTCTACAAAACCGGCACGCAAACCGTGTTTGGCGAAGGCCGCGTCGGTGCGCGGATGCTGATGGTCGGCGAGCAGCCGGGCGACCAGGAGGACATCGCGGGACGGCCGTTTGTCGGACCGGCAGGGCAGTTGCTCAATCGGGCGCTGGAGGAAGCGGGGATCGACCGGGACGAGGTCTTCGTCACGAATGCGGTGAAGCATTTCAAGTGGGTGCGGGCCGGCAAGCGGCGGTTGCACAAGAAGCCCAACGCGGCGGAGATCAACGCGTGCCGCCCGTGGCTCGAGGCTGAACTCGAGCTCGTGCAGCCCGACCTCATCGTCGCGCTCGGTGCCACGGCGGCGCAGACCCTGATGGGCCGACAGTTTCGCGTGACGCAGCAACACGGCCAGGTGCTCGCCGCGCCGTGCGCGAAAGGGTTTCTCGCGACCATCCATCCGTCCGCCGTCCTGCGCACGCCTCCGCCCGATCGTGACGCGGCGTATGCCGGACTGGTGAGTGACCTGAAAGCAGCGGTGCGGTTTTTGAAGCGCTCGCGCTGA
- a CDS encoding DNA polymerase III subunit alpha: MAEVGVMSDYVELHASSAFSFLRGASQPEDLAAEAARLGLPALAIADRDGVYAAARLYQAARELQLRAIVGAEVTLEDGTALPLLVTNGTGYANLCRLISTAKLEPREAAVVEAWRREHPLVTPADSHEDPRARKRPCFATWRELAEHAEGLIALTGDEDGPVLSAWRNRGADAAAAVAARLQTIFGADRLYVELQRRRQRGEDTALCFLADLAAARQLPLLATGGVRYATRAERPIADVFTCLREHTTLDAAGRLLSPNAERHLRSGRAMAELFQDYPEAVVNSLRLAERLDFTLQNLDYRFPDFPVGPGETMESVLREQTYAGARERIGELTPKLRAQLDRELAMINKLGFPGYFLIVWDICQWCHQRGILIQGRGSAANSAVCYALGITAVNPLRYRLLFERFLSEGRVGKDGHPSWPDIDLDLPSGDLRESVIQEIYQRYAPRGAAMVANVITYRGRSAAREIGKVLGLPGDVLDRFSALYANGDFPHTLDLAQQVKLSGLPGGHPRLPAMLALYRQMQGLPRHLGQHSGGMVFCPNRLDRVVPIENASMEGRRVVQWDKDDCEELGLVKVDFLGLGMMAVLQDAFALCTQRGEPLTLHTVPPEDPETLATIRRADTIGVFQVESRAQQATLPRLQPQNFYDVAIAVSIVRPGPIAGRVSHPLIKRRAGEEKVVYLDESVEHLMKPILERTWGVILFQEQMLETAMVLAGFSGAQAEELRRAFGFNRNTARLRKVVEQLQLGMRARGHSEAVVQKVLESSTTFAGYGFPESHAISFALLAYASTWLKVHRPAEFTASLLNNQPMGFYSPATLIQDARRHGLKVKAGCVQRSSWECTVEADDTIRIGLRYVKGLREANVRAMLAQRAARAFTSIDDWLARTSFSAAERRALAAVGALRTLASHRRAALWQVEAAWSAEETLLQQAGQESSGTGVSPVESTPGDTTKEDRQIITKRMPESTDMGGTLMPRTATPLAPMTPAERMHADFRGMNLTVGTHPMALVRERLPDVWRAADLPLGRDGERVKVAGSVICRQRPGTAKGFVFVSLEDETGIANVVVYPDLFEQRRMTINEEPALCIVGRMQSDRGVIHVKAETIEALNLAELPTQTSHDFR; this comes from the coding sequence ATGGCGGAGGTGGGCGTGATGAGCGATTACGTCGAGCTGCACGCGAGCAGCGCGTTCAGTTTTCTGCGCGGAGCGTCGCAGCCGGAGGACCTGGCCGCGGAGGCGGCGCGGCTGGGACTGCCGGCTCTGGCGATCGCCGATCGCGACGGCGTGTATGCGGCGGCGCGGCTGTATCAGGCTGCGCGGGAATTGCAGTTGCGCGCCATCGTCGGCGCGGAGGTGACGCTGGAGGACGGCACCGCGCTGCCGCTGCTCGTGACGAACGGCACGGGCTATGCGAATCTCTGCCGACTAATCAGCACGGCGAAACTCGAGCCGCGCGAGGCGGCGGTGGTGGAGGCGTGGCGGCGCGAGCATCCGTTGGTCACGCCGGCGGACAGCCACGAGGATCCGCGGGCGCGGAAGCGACCCTGCTTCGCGACGTGGCGCGAGCTGGCGGAGCACGCGGAAGGGCTGATCGCGCTGACCGGCGATGAGGACGGGCCGGTGTTGAGCGCGTGGCGGAACCGCGGCGCCGACGCCGCGGCGGCAGTCGCCGCGCGGCTGCAGACGATCTTCGGAGCGGACCGGCTTTACGTCGAACTGCAGCGGCGCCGGCAGCGCGGCGAGGACACGGCGCTGTGCTTTCTCGCTGATCTCGCTGCGGCGCGGCAATTGCCGCTGCTCGCGACCGGAGGGGTGCGCTACGCCACGCGCGCGGAGCGGCCGATCGCGGACGTGTTCACGTGTTTGCGCGAACACACCACGCTCGACGCGGCGGGCCGGCTGCTTTCGCCCAACGCGGAGCGGCATCTGCGCTCGGGCCGCGCGATGGCCGAGTTATTTCAGGATTATCCCGAGGCGGTGGTGAACAGCCTCCGGCTCGCGGAGCGGCTGGATTTCACGCTGCAGAACCTCGATTACCGTTTCCCGGATTTTCCGGTCGGGCCCGGCGAGACGATGGAGTCCGTGCTGCGCGAGCAGACATATGCGGGCGCCCGCGAACGGATCGGCGAGCTCACGCCGAAGCTGCGCGCGCAGCTCGACCGCGAACTGGCGATGATCAACAAGCTGGGATTCCCCGGGTATTTCCTGATCGTCTGGGATATCTGCCAGTGGTGCCACCAGCGGGGGATCCTGATCCAGGGCCGCGGCTCGGCGGCGAACAGCGCGGTGTGCTACGCGCTCGGGATTACCGCGGTGAATCCACTGCGCTACCGGCTCCTCTTCGAGCGGTTCTTGAGCGAAGGCCGCGTCGGCAAGGATGGGCATCCCTCATGGCCCGACATCGATCTCGACCTGCCGAGCGGCGATTTGCGCGAGTCGGTGATCCAGGAAATCTACCAACGTTACGCGCCGCGCGGCGCGGCGATGGTGGCGAACGTGATCACGTATCGCGGTCGCAGCGCGGCGCGCGAGATTGGCAAAGTGCTCGGACTGCCGGGGGACGTGCTCGACCGGTTCTCGGCGCTTTATGCGAACGGCGATTTTCCGCACACGCTCGATCTTGCGCAGCAGGTGAAACTGTCAGGGCTTCCGGGCGGGCATCCACGGTTGCCGGCGATGCTGGCGTTGTATCGGCAGATGCAGGGGCTGCCACGGCATCTCGGTCAGCACTCGGGGGGAATGGTGTTTTGTCCCAACCGGCTCGATCGCGTCGTGCCGATCGAGAACGCGTCGATGGAAGGCCGGCGCGTGGTGCAGTGGGACAAGGACGACTGCGAGGAACTGGGCCTGGTGAAAGTCGATTTCCTCGGTCTGGGGATGATGGCGGTGCTGCAGGACGCGTTCGCGCTTTGCACGCAACGCGGAGAGCCGCTGACGCTGCACACGGTGCCGCCGGAAGATCCGGAGACCCTGGCCACGATCCGACGCGCGGATACGATCGGCGTGTTCCAGGTGGAGAGCCGCGCGCAACAGGCGACGCTGCCGCGGCTGCAGCCGCAGAACTTTTACGACGTGGCGATCGCCGTCTCCATCGTGCGGCCCGGACCGATCGCGGGCCGGGTGTCGCATCCGCTGATCAAACGCCGCGCCGGCGAGGAGAAGGTCGTTTATCTCGATGAGAGCGTGGAGCACCTGATGAAGCCGATTCTCGAGCGGACGTGGGGGGTGATCCTGTTTCAAGAACAGATGTTGGAGACGGCGATGGTGCTGGCGGGGTTCAGCGGTGCGCAGGCGGAGGAGCTACGGCGGGCGTTTGGGTTCAATCGCAACACCGCGCGGCTGAGGAAAGTGGTGGAGCAATTGCAGCTCGGGATGCGCGCGCGCGGCCACAGCGAGGCGGTGGTGCAGAAGGTGCTCGAGTCGTCGACGACGTTTGCGGGGTATGGCTTTCCCGAGAGCCACGCGATCTCGTTCGCGCTGCTGGCGTATGCAAGCACCTGGCTGAAGGTGCATCGGCCAGCGGAGTTCACTGCAAGCCTGCTCAACAACCAGCCGATGGGGTTTTACTCGCCGGCGACGCTGATCCAGGACGCGCGGCGGCACGGACTGAAGGTCAAGGCCGGGTGCGTGCAGCGGTCCAGCTGGGAGTGCACGGTGGAGGCGGACGACACGATCCGGATCGGGCTGCGCTATGTGAAGGGCCTGCGCGAAGCGAACGTGCGCGCGATGCTGGCCCAGCGTGCTGCGCGGGCGTTCACGTCGATCGATGACTGGCTGGCACGGACAAGCTTCTCGGCGGCCGAGCGACGGGCGCTGGCGGCGGTCGGAGCGTTGCGCACGCTGGCGAGCCATCGTCGTGCGGCGCTGTGGCAGGTCGAGGCGGCGTGGTCGGCCGAGGAGACATTGCTGCAACAGGCAGGGCAGGAGAGCAGTGGCACGGGCGTCTCGCCCGTGGAGTCGACTCCGGGTGACACAACAAAGGAAGATCGACAGATTATCACGAAACGGATGCCCGAATCGACCGACATGGGCGGGACGCTCATGCCACGCACAGCTACGCCGCTCGCGCCGATGACGCCGGCGGAGCGGATGCACGCGGACTTTCGCGGGATGAACCTGACGGTGGGCACGCATCCGATGGCGCTCGTGCGCGAGCGGCTGCCGGACGTGTGGCGCGCGGCCGACCTGCCGCTCGGCCGTGACGGCGAGCGCGTGAAAGTGGCCGGCAGCGTAATCTGCCGGCAGCGGCCGGGCACGGCCAAGGGGTTCGTGTTCGTGTCGCTCGAGGACGAGACGGGCATCGCGAACGTGGTCGTTTATCCCGATCTGTTCGAGCAACGGCGGATGACGATCAACGAGGAACCGGCCTTGTGCATCGTGGGGCGGATGCAGAGCGATCGCGGCGTGATTCACGTGAAGGCGGAGACGATCGAGGCGTTGAACCTGGCCGAGTTGCCGACGCAGACCTCGCACGATTTCCGGTGA
- a CDS encoding DNA polymerase Y family protein — protein sequence MFAVLHLSDFALQAVLRLERELVGRPVGLLDETLRPPAIVACTPEARASGVEAGLTAAQAMARCAGITLRNANPAAETEARAALLAAAFSISPHVEDTAPGVGTMQVGGLAEERRVPALHAAVTQLHGLGLVATAGLAATPLLALYAARFGQYHNSAARVGRGVSPSRELQRLAEDGSPYLLGGSGLPLRNEIVHLAPGTERMFLRDLPLAVAEPLPETAEILAGWGIRTLGELTALTKADVTQRLGPAGLALWERAAGEVTRPLRLIAPTQRFAAELTLEHEVETLEPLLFVLRRFIDRLALELRNAGFVAGELTLTLSLSDETAHARDFRLPEPTAQEEILFRVLHTHLETLHTAATVRGLRLECRPVRPLTRQHGLFDSALRDPHGFAETLGRVAAVVGADRIGTPVVADTHRPDAVTLTVPANVVPPVTREAVHPPGGLPLRRYRTLLRATVELAGAAPAFVWTSTLAGAVQAVAGPWRGSGEWWDGTRRWAREEWDVEFETGGLYRLLRTREGWFVEGEYD from the coding sequence ATGTTCGCCGTTCTCCATCTTTCCGATTTTGCCCTGCAGGCCGTGTTGCGGCTCGAACGCGAGCTCGTCGGCCGGCCCGTGGGATTGCTGGACGAGACCCTCCGGCCGCCGGCCATCGTGGCATGCACGCCGGAAGCGCGGGCGAGCGGAGTCGAAGCGGGGCTGACGGCCGCGCAGGCGATGGCACGTTGTGCCGGGATCACGTTGCGCAACGCGAATCCTGCCGCGGAGACCGAAGCGCGTGCGGCACTGCTCGCGGCGGCGTTTTCCATCTCGCCGCACGTCGAGGACACCGCGCCGGGCGTGGGCACGATGCAGGTCGGCGGGTTGGCGGAGGAACGTCGTGTGCCGGCACTGCACGCCGCGGTGACGCAACTGCATGGACTCGGGCTCGTCGCGACCGCGGGGTTGGCTGCGACGCCGCTGCTGGCGCTGTATGCGGCGCGGTTCGGACAATATCACAATTCCGCTGCGCGGGTAGGGCGAGGCGTCTCGCCGAGCCGTGAGCTCCAGCGGCTCGCTGAGGACGGCTCGCCCTACCTGCTCGGAGGCAGCGGCCTGCCGCTACGGAATGAAATTGTTCACCTTGCTCCGGGCACCGAACGCATGTTTCTGCGTGATCTGCCGCTGGCGGTGGCGGAGCCGCTGCCGGAAACGGCGGAGATCCTGGCCGGCTGGGGCATTCGCACGTTGGGCGAGCTGACGGCGCTGACGAAGGCGGACGTGACACAGCGACTCGGGCCCGCGGGGCTCGCGTTGTGGGAACGCGCAGCGGGCGAGGTGACGCGGCCGTTGCGGCTGATCGCGCCCACGCAGCGCTTCGCCGCCGAGCTGACGCTGGAGCACGAGGTGGAAACGCTCGAACCGCTGCTGTTCGTGCTGCGGCGGTTTATCGACCGGCTCGCGCTGGAGCTGCGCAACGCGGGCTTCGTCGCCGGGGAGCTGACGCTCACGCTGTCGTTGAGCGATGAGACGGCGCACGCGCGTGATTTCCGACTGCCGGAACCGACGGCGCAGGAGGAAATCCTGTTTCGTGTGCTGCACACGCATCTGGAAACGCTGCACACCGCTGCGACGGTCCGCGGACTGCGGCTGGAGTGCCGGCCGGTGCGGCCGCTGACGCGGCAGCACGGGCTGTTCGACAGCGCGCTGCGCGATCCGCACGGATTTGCCGAAACCTTGGGGCGCGTCGCGGCGGTGGTGGGGGCGGATCGAATCGGCACGCCGGTGGTCGCAGATACGCATCGACCGGACGCGGTGACGCTCACTGTGCCGGCGAACGTCGTGCCGCCGGTCACGCGCGAAGCGGTGCATCCGCCGGGCGGGCTGCCGCTGCGCCGGTATCGTACGCTGCTGCGCGCGACCGTGGAACTCGCCGGGGCGGCGCCAGCGTTTGTGTGGACTTCGACGCTGGCGGGCGCCGTGCAAGCCGTGGCGGGGCCGTGGCGCGGCTCGGGTGAATGGTGGGATGGCACGCGCCGGTGGGCCCGCGAGGAGTGGGATGTGGAATTCGAGACGGGCGGACTCTACCGGTTGCTGCGTACGCGCGAAGGCTGGTTCGTGGAGGGGGAGTATGACTAA
- the lexA gene encoding transcriptional repressor LexA, whose translation MLTEKQEAILDYIRSVQAQRGVPPSTREIQRHFGYESQNAAMNHLRALARKGQLHQVDGATWGLKVSEVQGHFELPIYGTIPAGVPSMQEQQPKETITFDPAVFRLRRPERLWGLEVHGDSMIDAHILDGDIAVLERREAKPGDIVAALVDETTTTLKRLAYVKGKPVLKPENARYALIVPKDRLEIQGVFVGLIGRAKR comes from the coding sequence ATGCTCACCGAAAAACAGGAAGCCATCCTTGATTACATCCGCAGCGTGCAGGCCCAGCGCGGAGTGCCGCCGAGCACGCGCGAGATCCAGCGGCACTTCGGCTACGAGAGCCAGAATGCGGCGATGAACCACCTGCGCGCGCTCGCGCGCAAAGGCCAGTTGCACCAGGTCGACGGCGCCACGTGGGGCCTGAAGGTCAGCGAGGTGCAGGGACATTTCGAGCTGCCGATCTACGGCACGATTCCCGCCGGTGTGCCGTCGATGCAGGAGCAGCAGCCGAAGGAAACGATCACGTTCGATCCGGCGGTCTTTCGACTCCGCCGGCCCGAGCGGCTCTGGGGCCTGGAGGTGCACGGCGATTCGATGATCGACGCGCACATCCTCGATGGGGACATCGCCGTGCTCGAGCGCCGCGAGGCCAAGCCGGGCGACATCGTGGCGGCGCTGGTGGACGAGACCACCACCACGCTCAAGCGGCTCGCGTATGTGAAGGGCAAGCCGGTGCTGAAGCCGGAGAACGCGCGTTACGCGCTCATCGTGCCGAAGGACCGGCTGGAAATCCAAGGCGTGTTTGTCGGGCTGATCGGCCGCGCGAAACGGTGA
- a CDS encoding sigma-70 family RNA polymerase sigma factor: MSADVSTRGHDDFTRLWAAHRDAVRQLLTRLAPAAEIDDLLQETFVKAARALASFRGESEIGTWLHQIAHRTVLDHLRSRRHHEAQRTESLTKEDREETGASAPPEALVAQAEASSRLEQQEMHGCIREYVDRLAPSHREVIALKDLEGLTNLEIAAGLGISVAAAKIRLHRARIALRGLLAEGCEFYQSDTGTLACDRRREEPPVSPSLAIPSKEPQPDLVAGRDEPPGRNSNDQTIMSVVSSSCCSTPQPGVPAMPAAMSSCCATPSAAASGIPAAMSSCFADPRATASATPTPSLYNAVTAEFVAIGAAIGANCEPCLRHHTREAMKLGISAADIAKAVAFAATVKETPARNILKLAERLTQEGGEANATGPSASGCGCSA; the protein is encoded by the coding sequence ATGAGCGCGGACGTTTCCACTCGCGGTCATGACGATTTCACCCGGCTGTGGGCCGCGCATCGCGACGCCGTGCGCCAACTCTTGACCCGGCTGGCACCGGCCGCCGAGATCGACGATCTGCTCCAGGAAACTTTCGTGAAAGCAGCGCGCGCGCTGGCTTCGTTTCGCGGCGAGTCCGAGATCGGCACGTGGTTGCATCAGATCGCGCACCGTACGGTGCTCGATCATCTGCGCAGCCGGCGGCATCATGAAGCGCAGCGAACGGAATCGCTGACCAAAGAGGACCGCGAGGAAACGGGCGCATCGGCTCCGCCGGAGGCGTTGGTGGCGCAGGCCGAAGCTTCGAGCCGGCTCGAGCAGCAGGAAATGCACGGCTGCATCCGCGAATATGTGGACCGGCTCGCGCCCTCGCATCGCGAAGTGATCGCGCTCAAGGATCTCGAAGGGCTGACCAACCTCGAAATCGCCGCGGGGCTGGGGATCAGTGTCGCCGCGGCAAAAATCCGACTGCATCGCGCGCGCATCGCGCTCCGGGGACTGCTCGCGGAAGGTTGCGAGTTTTACCAAAGCGATACCGGCACGCTCGCCTGCGATCGACGCCGGGAGGAACCGCCTGTATCTCCGTCCCTCGCGATTCCGTCCAAGGAACCACAGCCCGATCTTGTCGCAGGTCGCGACGAGCCGCCCGGGCGAAACTCAAACGATCAAACGATCATGTCTGTGGTCTCCTCCTCCTGCTGTTCCACTCCTCAACCTGGCGTGCCGGCCATGCCCGCCGCGATGTCCTCCTGCTGCGCCACGCCGTCAGCTGCCGCTTCGGGCATCCCGGCCGCGATGTCCTCGTGTTTTGCCGATCCGCGCGCGACGGCGTCGGCGACGCCCACGCCCAGCCTCTACAACGCGGTCACCGCCGAGTTCGTGGCCATCGGGGCGGCGATCGGCGCCAACTGCGAACCGTGCCTGCGCCATCATACGCGTGAAGCGATGAAGCTGGGCATTTCCGCGGCGGACATTGCCAAAGCGGTCGCGTTCGCCGCCACGGTGAAGGAAACACCGGCGCGCAACATCCTGAAGCTCGCCGAACGACTCACCCAGGAAGGTGGCGAGGCCAATGCGACCGGGCCGAGTGCGAGCGGCTGCGGCTGTTCCGCCTGA